A DNA window from Sphingomonas profundi contains the following coding sequences:
- a CDS encoding helix-turn-helix domain-containing protein, translated as MDSDDDISRANRAKRGSPYLNTDQAAAYLKFSSRLLKRLRRAGKGPAFRLHSRFVQYHIDDLDAWSKAQSMGGADHE; from the coding sequence ATGGACAGCGACGACGACATTTCCCGCGCGAACCGCGCGAAGCGCGGCTCCCCCTATCTCAATACCGACCAGGCGGCAGCCTATCTGAAGTTCTCGAGCCGCCTGTTGAAGCGGTTGCGGCGCGCTGGGAAAGGCCCGGCATTCCGTCTCCACAGCCGCTTCGTCCAATATCATATCGACGATCTCGACGCCTGGTCGAAGGCCCAGTCGATGGGAGGGGCCGACCATGAATAG
- a CDS encoding S26 family signal peptidase, whose protein sequence is MNRRSHRGTGMPLLDWGDQLRAEKQRRRVVGRRVAAIGIGIALVGLTIAIPPAPRLVWNASASAPIGLYSVTPGASVDTGDMVIARVPDPWRTLAAKRRYIPANVPLVKHVAAAAGDEVCALGAQVFVNGRLLASRRVADAAGHPMPWWSGCVRLRERQLFLLMSDSPASFDGRYFGVTEGGLVVGKARLLWAR, encoded by the coding sequence ATGAATAGGCGCTCCCATCGCGGCACGGGAATGCCGTTGCTCGACTGGGGCGACCAGCTCCGCGCCGAGAAACAGCGCCGCCGCGTCGTCGGCCGCCGCGTAGCCGCGATCGGCATCGGCATCGCCCTGGTCGGCCTGACCATCGCCATTCCACCGGCCCCGCGCCTGGTGTGGAACGCGAGCGCCAGTGCGCCGATCGGCCTCTATTCGGTGACCCCTGGTGCGTCGGTCGACACCGGCGACATGGTCATCGCGCGGGTGCCCGATCCCTGGCGGACGCTCGCCGCGAAGCGTCGCTACATTCCCGCCAACGTGCCTCTGGTGAAGCATGTCGCCGCGGCGGCAGGGGATGAGGTCTGCGCGCTTGGGGCGCAGGTTTTCGTCAACGGCAGGCTGCTGGCAAGCCGGCGCGTTGCCGATGCCGCCGGCCATCCAATGCCGTGGTGGAGCGGGTGCGTCAGGCTGCGCGAACGCCAGCTCTTCCTGCTGATGTCGGACAGTCCTGCATCGTTCGACGGCCGCTATTTCGGGGTGACCGAAGGCGGACTGGTCGTCGGCAAGGCGCGGCTTCTATGGGCGCGCTGA
- a CDS encoding lytic transglycosylase domain-containing protein has translation MGALTRLIPAVLLLIATPARADEVDRWRPMIEEASVRFSIPTSWIERVMRAESRGLTMLNGRPIRSRAGAIGLMQLMPATWAEMRSRLALGTDPDDPRDNILAGTFFLRLMYDRFGYPGLFGAYNAGPGAYAGYLAGTRRLPGETIAYLGSVAGAPQATSLPPQSSAPPSLFVVRREVSTDRSSDVASEPQGLLFAVQKVGP, from the coding sequence ATGGGCGCGCTGACCCGGCTGATCCCGGCCGTGCTGCTGCTGATCGCCACGCCGGCCCGGGCCGACGAGGTCGATCGTTGGCGGCCGATGATCGAGGAAGCGTCGGTGCGGTTCAGCATCCCGACGAGCTGGATCGAACGCGTGATGCGGGCCGAGAGCCGGGGTCTCACGATGCTCAACGGGCGGCCGATCCGCAGCCGCGCTGGCGCGATCGGGCTCATGCAGCTCATGCCGGCGACCTGGGCCGAGATGCGGTCGCGCCTCGCCCTCGGCACCGATCCCGACGATCCGCGCGACAACATCCTCGCGGGGACCTTCTTCCTGCGCCTGATGTATGACCGCTTCGGCTATCCCGGATTGTTCGGCGCCTATAATGCCGGGCCGGGCGCCTATGCCGGTTATCTGGCGGGCACGAGACGGCTTCCCGGCGAAACGATAGCCTATCTCGGATCAGTGGCTGGTGCGCCGCAGGCAACTTCTCTGCCGCCGCAGTCGTCGGCGCCTCCGTCGCTCTTCGTCGTGCGCCGCGAAGTCTCTACCGATCGATCCTCCGACGTAGCGAGTGAGCCGCAGGGCTTGCTGTTCGCGGTTCAAAAGGTCGGTCCATGA
- the rlxS gene encoding relaxase/mobilization nuclease RlxS (I built this because a sul1 chimera in AMR looks like the C-terminus.): protein MSDDDEFKPRVGKPRHQSGKKARRYLGRVIGAAIRSAEKGAVRSRRFDGSRIGRGASMGRLLSSRDRFGGMRARRAVVKTRLVRIGSKGMPAARAHLRYIQRDGVTREGNPGELYSADRDAADGKVFVNRCDGDRHQFRFIVSAEDGSEYPDLKPFTRRLMAQMEADLGTRLDWVAVDHFNTAHPHTHIMLRGVDDTGHNLIIAREYISHGIRKRAAELVTLDLGPRTDQEIEARLRHDIGEERVTAIDRRLIRSMDADRLVVSADRDAFQQSLRAGRLQKLASMGLADNVGGGRWQLAEDLAGTLRVLGERGDIIRTMQRELSAWKLERPWVGRSMFGGGDIDPEPIVGRVLGRGLADEHRDRHYLLVDGVDGHAHYVDIGRGDAVAPIPEGAIVRIAARTLEVRDADRVVAEVAAANGGRYSTDLHLRHDPSATQAYAETHVRRLEAMRRAGVGVERDPDGSWTIAPDHVDRAAAYEARRHRDQPVEVATLSSRPIDQLPGADAATWIDRELASNTPIPIRDAGFGREVRAAMAARRQWLVEQQLADGNGDRIRLRANAIMMLHRRELLREGKAMSSETGKAFVESKVGDRIEGTVTRRLELAGGRFAVVEKSREFTLVPWRPVLENQIGKTASGIMRADGVSWRLGRGRLGPEIS from the coding sequence ATGAGCGACGATGACGAGTTCAAGCCGCGGGTCGGCAAGCCGCGCCACCAGAGCGGCAAGAAGGCCCGCCGCTATCTCGGCCGCGTGATCGGCGCGGCGATCCGATCGGCGGAGAAGGGTGCGGTGCGCAGCCGCCGGTTCGACGGCAGCCGGATCGGACGCGGCGCGAGCATGGGACGGTTGCTGTCGAGCCGCGATCGGTTCGGTGGGATGCGTGCCCGTCGCGCGGTCGTGAAGACCCGCCTGGTCCGTATCGGCAGCAAAGGGATGCCGGCAGCGCGCGCCCACCTACGCTACATCCAGCGCGACGGCGTCACGCGCGAAGGCAATCCCGGCGAGCTATACTCGGCTGATCGCGACGCCGCCGACGGCAAGGTATTCGTCAACCGGTGCGACGGCGACCGTCACCAGTTCCGCTTCATCGTCTCGGCCGAGGACGGCTCGGAATATCCCGACCTCAAACCCTTCACGCGCCGGCTGATGGCGCAGATGGAAGCCGACCTCGGCACGAGGCTCGATTGGGTCGCGGTCGATCATTTCAATACCGCCCATCCGCATACCCACATCATGCTCCGGGGGGTCGATGATACCGGCCACAATCTGATCATCGCCCGCGAGTATATATCGCACGGTATTCGCAAACGCGCCGCCGAACTGGTGACCCTCGATCTCGGCCCGCGCACCGATCAGGAAATTGAGGCGCGGTTACGCCACGACATTGGCGAAGAGCGAGTGACGGCGATCGACCGCCGTCTGATCAGGTCGATGGATGCCGATCGGCTGGTCGTATCGGCCGATCGGGACGCGTTCCAGCAGTCGCTGCGCGCCGGTCGGTTACAGAAGCTCGCCAGCATGGGCCTGGCCGACAACGTCGGCGGTGGCCGCTGGCAACTCGCCGAGGATCTCGCAGGCACGCTGCGCGTGCTCGGCGAGCGCGGTGACATCATCCGCACGATGCAGCGCGAATTGTCGGCCTGGAAGCTGGAGCGGCCGTGGGTTGGTCGCTCGATGTTCGGGGGCGGTGACATTGACCCGGAGCCGATCGTTGGCCGCGTCCTCGGCCGCGGTCTCGCCGACGAGCATCGTGACCGCCATTATCTGCTGGTCGACGGGGTCGATGGTCATGCCCATTACGTCGACATCGGACGTGGCGATGCGGTCGCACCGATCCCGGAGGGCGCGATCGTCCGCATCGCCGCCCGAACCCTGGAAGTGCGCGATGCCGACCGCGTCGTTGCCGAGGTCGCCGCCGCCAATGGCGGGCGCTACTCGACCGACCTGCATCTGAGGCATGATCCGTCGGCGACGCAGGCGTACGCCGAAACCCATGTTCGCAGGCTTGAAGCAATGCGGCGAGCCGGTGTCGGCGTCGAACGTGATCCGGACGGAAGCTGGACCATCGCGCCCGACCACGTCGACCGGGCCGCAGCCTATGAAGCGCGACGCCACCGCGATCAGCCTGTCGAAGTAGCGACGCTGTCGTCGAGACCGATCGATCAGCTTCCCGGCGCCGACGCTGCCACCTGGATCGACCGCGAGCTGGCGTCGAACACGCCGATACCGATCCGCGATGCCGGTTTTGGGCGGGAGGTTCGCGCTGCGATGGCGGCGCGTCGACAATGGCTGGTCGAGCAGCAACTTGCTGACGGCAATGGTGACAGAATTCGGTTGCGCGCCAATGCGATCATGATGCTCCACCGCCGTGAACTGCTCCGCGAAGGCAAGGCGATGTCGAGCGAGACCGGCAAGGCGTTCGTCGAATCCAAGGTTGGTGATCGGATCGAGGGCACGGTAACCCGCAGACTGGAGCTCGCCGGCGGTCGCTTCGCGGTGGTCGAAAAGTCGAGGGAATTCACATTGGTGCCGTGGCGGCCGGTGCTGGAAAATCAGATCGGCAAGACAGCCTCCGGCATCATGCGCGCTGATGGCGTGAGCTGGCGGCTCGGGCGTGGGAGATTGGGGCCGGAGATTTCATAA